aaatattggcaaatatgattaaaaataatgaatgaaaaagctGATTATTGAatcataatgaaaataaaccatTTCATGAGGTCACATCCTTTCATAGTTCCAGAACACTACCTTGTCAATCATTTTCATCCACTTGGGCAGGTCTTCGAACGTCTCCTGCTTGGTGATGTCATAGACCAGGACAATGCCTTTGGCACCACGGTAGTAGGCCGAGGTGATGCTGTTAAACCGCTCCTGCCCTGCCGTGTCCCTGTACGCAATCACACATGCAGCATACGTGAGCTAAACTAACCGCAGCTTAGCTTCGCACAGCGCACAGCGACGTTGGCGAGTGTGCTGGGACGCCGGACCAGGGgcgacacacagacacgtgacGCGTTCAGAGCGGCCGTCCCTGCGTGCGGAGGGTTGGGTGAGAGATTAGTGAGGTGACCGCAGTGGCATGTTAATGTGAGCAAAGTGTCCAGCGCAGTCAAGCACTCACACCTCAAGCTGATATCGAGGCCGTCCTTAATTCCCTAGTCAGTCTCACAATAACACAGCAGATTTAAGGCGAGCTTTGAGTCAAAGTAAGAGCTCAATAACTGGCCTTCGCTCCCTCTGCACATACTTACACTGTCTTAAGGGTGTCTGCAGATCATTGAAACCTCATCACTATTCTTTGCACAATtatttttcagcatgaaaacCCAACTCTGAaatcctgaaataaataaaatattatttggaGTCAAAAGGTATTTTACCCAAAGGGAAAGCAGCCTATTTAGCTGAACCTagacatacacaggcacacatagcagtatgtacaaacacaaaaaacacacacagacaaaagatTTACAAATGTCTGCTATGCCAAAACACTGCCTCTGGGGTTCATTCTCTCTTTATtctatattttctgaaatagtaagcatttaatttattatttctaCTGACCCAATATGGAATTAGTAATATGCTTAGGCATCACTACACCAAAACAGAGCCCAAAGCCTGCTGTTAATCTGGTAGCGGCTAACTTCATACCGTCTGAATGGAAACGCAACAAACTCAGAGTCATCCTTAATGAGACAAATCACCCATTTACCACAGAAGGGATGCAGAGCATGTCACTGGATCTGCACTGTAATTCAGAGCTGAATACCCGCCATTACTGTTTGCATAGATTCTACAGTGGCTGTCAGAAGTGAGTCACCCACTCCATGCAGGGAAACTGCTGGAACATTCCGCACTGAAGGCATAGAGGCCGGCCGTAAACACACAGGGAACTCAGGAGATGCTGGATGAGGCGGTCGTGTGGCAGGCCGAAAGAACAGAGATGGGTAGTCAGTGTTAGTGCGGTCAGCCAGTCCTCCATCACAGGCAACGCAATCAGGGGATGGAGCTCCTCTCCTCACCAAATCTGCAGTCTGATCTTCTTCCCTCTCAGCTCCAGcgttttgattttaaaatcaacTCCTACAGGAGACAGACACATTattacagcacagctgattTTAAAATCAGCTCCTACAGGAGACAGACACATTATTACAGCACagcttattttaaaatcaactcCTACAGGAGACAGACACATTATTATAGCACAGCTTTGATTTCAAAATCAACTCAAATAGGAGACAGACAAGCTACTGCACAGCTCTGATTTTAAAATCTGCTCATATAGGAGACAGACATGTTGTTAGAGCACaactttgattttaaaatgtactcatACAGGGGGCAGACGTGCTATTACAGCACAGCTTTGATATTATAATCTAGGCTACACATATAGAGGACAGGCAAGTTGTTGCGGCACATCTCTGTAATAACAGGTGCTGGATCTGATCGCTTGCATCAGCACCTGACTCAACAGAACCAGGCGAAATGACTGCCATACCACCCTTCACGGAAGACCAACAGGGCCTGCTGGGTGGCCTATATTCTAATTTAAAAGACAGGAACTAAGCCACCCTACCCTATTTATAGACCATCTATGAAAACTAGCTGAAGAGCCTTTACTCCCCTGGGAATTCTTCCAGACATTGAGTATAACAAAGACACATTATATGGGCTACATCAGTCATTTCACCCATCAACGTCTGTCCACCCGAAGTGAATCACTTTGTGAATGGAGTAACCTGGAAGGCATAATATACTGGGGAACAGAAAAGTGCAGACTGTAACACTAAGACTGGTAATGTGATCCTGGAATTGTCCCAGGAATTGAGAAACACACTTGGGCATCTCCCATAAGCTGATGGCTTTCTTAAAGCCAcacaaaattctaaatggcaatggcaaataaaattttaaaaaagaatcataTTTGTTCCATACTGGGCTGTCTGAAGTAACAGGACTATTTTGGGAACAAGTACTGTGATTCTGTCTTTTATGATTAAGGTTCACACACCCATCCCATCCAGAGCTTGTGGGATTTGCCATATTTTGTTTCCTAGAAGGGATCCCTAAACCGAGCTCACGGTATTGCTTCAAAAATAACTACCTCAGGGGCTGTGAGCACTTCCAAACTGTGATTCTGTCAAAGCTCTACAGCTGCCACTGCTGTACCTCTTCGGCTGAACCCAGAGACAGCGACACGAGCTCTCTATTTATACCATGCATTGTAAATATACACCCCGGGATATGAAGGGGAACTTAACAGGGCCAAGcatacagtctctctctcatactcagtcacacacacacacatacatacacaccaacaaacatgcacattcactgacacacacataaacacagaaagcTAGActctcacatactcacagacaaagacagatgaagacagacacacactcacaggaacacacagagacacagatgcgcacaatcacgcacacacatattttcCACCCATCTGTTAATGAGTCATACAGTCAGACTATGAAGATGATAAGAAGGATCTTACAGCAGTAAAGGCATATGGTTTATACTGTGTTTCCGATGTCTTTCCTCACTGAAGAACCGTCTGCAGCCTAAGCCCTGGGCCCAGCTGTTTACTCTGTAAGACTGCTCTACACTCTCAAAAATGATGTGTCAATATCCAACACATGTTTGCGTTACTACTTTCGTGTCAAAGTTACTACTTTTGCCTAACaaatacagtttgtgtgttaCAAAGGGATACTTTTTAACAaagactgtgttgaaagtaacgcaaaatgtgttttccttaACTAGACATGaaggtgtgtttaaaaaatggcacGTTATGCGTTGCTTATAACATATCTGTTTTGAGTGTGGTGCTCTCCTGTTACCAGCACGCTACTCCGTGTTCGAAAACAAGTACTGTAAACACCAACATTGCACATGCAGTGGCAGCAGTTCAAACCAGGGGCCGTACTTCATTATACAACATTAAAATCTGATAAACACCTGCTCTGAACTTCTAAACAGACCACAGAACTCATTATCCAGACCAGgacttgttttgcttttgtgaatTTGCAAGGTGTTCATAAAATTACTAAGAAATTCAAAAGCACTGTAGTACAATAACCTCAAAATGTGTACAATTTCACGAAATTCTTCCACAGCAACTGAGCAGACAATGCCCTTGAGATTGACATTTCATTGTTATAGTGATACATGGATTCAGAGGAAGTTAAACCAAGTCTGTTAAACAACTAGCAAATTAGTAGCTAGCTCGCTAGCGTCAGCTAAACTCACTGGCAACACTACGAGCCACCGTTTGAGGAAATAATGTAAAAACGAGTTATCATTCTTAAATGAATCGACTCGCTAAATATCTATCCCGCAATGGTAGAACACTGTTTATGACTCCAGTGTaactacatttttaatgactaaTGCTAACTGCGACCCAGGTAACCACACAGCAGCTGACTGCGAGCAGATATTGTGCCCAAATACGCACCTGGCTATCACATAGCTGGCGGTATGTGTGTCATCCTTACCCACTGTAGACTTGCAAGCTTCGCAGAAAGTGTCGTCTGTGAACCTCTCCATGATGCTAGTCTTGCCCACGCCACGAGAGCCAATGATAATCACTTGCAGTTTGTGATCGGCTGGCCGCGGCGGCATCTTCCTCCGGCGCGACTGAGCCCCAGTCAGAGCCGGGGACCCACCGGCAGAGCCCCCGCTAAatccacccccaccgcccctcctCAGGATCTCGTACCTCGAATCCATCAGTAATTCCACATTGGTGTTACCTGCTACACGTTTCAAAGTGTCCGAAAATTATTCGAATGCTTCTTACAAACTTTGTTGTGCGTGTCGTTCTGAGTTTCCTAAAGTTCCCCTCTCCTCTGGTCTTATACAATAGGAAAGGGAAACCGCAAAGCGCGTCAACATGTCTGGGATCCACTTCCGGTTCCCTACAAACAGCTGATGGAATTTAACACCATTCagaaaaattaaatgatttgCTCTTTGTTTTCAGACACAGTCGGTGGTATTATCTTACAGCCCATTGGTAGCGTTTCCGAGCAGTAGTATGGGGGTGGCCGTGGTATCCCCATCTTGGTGTAATCTTGGGGTAATTCTGAAGAACAAGAACACAACCACTTGTCCTAAGATTGTGTATGTCATATATTTTTGAGGAAAATAATTTCTGTCTGAGAAATTTTGCACATTCATTGTGTCATACAATCTAACATGCCAATAAGAAATTTACAAACTATCAAGTCATTTACAGAAAGACCATCCTGTGTACCTGCCTAACAACATACATCAGCTTTCATTAGCTCCCCTGTATTAAGCGCCCAGCTTTTTACTGAAGTCAGTTTAAAAGATGAGGCTAACAACCTGCTGGTATTGTACGCATACATTGAAAGCTTGCTTTGGTTTGCAGAAAAGTTCACGTTGATTCTGTTAATTTGTGTATATGGAAATGCGTGGGTGCTTCAATACATTATCTGCCTGTATTAATTTGCAAGTTCCAAGTTGcaccctctcgctctctgtctgaTTGCTGGCACGAATATTGAACATCAGTGGTATGTCATCAAAGCTGTATTATTTGAAGGAACTGAACATCATTTACAATTAGACATGGAAATTAAAAcgacaaaaatgcaattaaaatgactcattatcattattgctatcattattatattatttgacGTTACCGAACCCATTGCTTATTTtgactgaaaaatgcaaacccGAGAAGCGCAAACCTGTGCACTGCAAGAGCCTCTTGGGCTTCCGTAACCAAGGACAAGCGCACGTCTACAAATAGGATAATcctattgaattttatttaaaaaatatatttttcatttaacgTCACTGTTAAGTCTACCCCCGGGTCATGGctgctcagaaaataaatgaagctCATGAGCACATCGCCAAAGCTGAAAAATGGTAACGGTAACGTTAAAAATGAACGTTGGATATTTTTGTTGATGTTCGGATAAGCATTAGCCTAGCTATTTTGCCAAGGTTAGCTGGCTGAGGGTATAGACTAGTGTATGATCTGGAGCTAATGCTAGCTAACCGTTAGTTTTACAAGCATGGGCACCAGTCATACAGCTAACCTTAGCTAAATAGCTACCTCAGTTAAGATATATGTAGATCGGCATCTTTTTGCTATCCGTTATTTGGTGTCACTGCTGTATTAATCAGACTGGATATTTagtggctagctagctttgCTAGCTAAACAGTTATGTTTCTGTCCCAGTAAATACCTAGCGGTAACGGTACCGTAGCAAGCCAGAAATCCCGTTATTTTCTTGTTGGATAGCACGATATGTTCTCACGGTACACCAAGCAAAAATGTAACTATTGACACAATAACGTGACGGTATCAAAAGGGGTGCCAAGATTGTTATGCTCTATTTTATTATGTCCACTGTGTTATGTATATAGATATATTTGGTTCAGCATTCATGATCAGCGAGGTGTCTGTTCTGTGGTTATTGCTAACTTTATAGGGACAGTGATAGTTGGAATATCTCAAGTGCAACATCCACGATGCTTTCCCCATTTATCAGGTTTGGGACAGAGACCTCGGCTCTTTAAATTAGGGACAACATGTCATTATGACCGAATGTACCCATTTTTATAACATCACGATTTTAAGACACGTTATCTTTTACTCAAATAGcccattattttaaatatacaatcaGAAGGAAACAAGTATCACGTCGTGTATTAGTCGTAATAACGGAAAACACgtataaatgtttatgtttcaCTAATCGTAATGTGATTCATTGTTATGCATGCACTTGTattatctgacattgttttattgtaacgTTTcgcatttcagtttaaaaacaagtttGACAAAGTGGAAACCGGACTTTGACAGCGCTGCATCAGAGTACGCAAAAGCAGGTAAGGAGAGATGAACATTAGTGACATACAGTGAAACATTTCATAGCCACAGTTTTGATGTGTTGAAGTGTTGATTACAAAATTTTGTGACGCAAGGGTTTCAATTCTCCGCGTGCAGTACCCTCATGTAGTCACAAGGGGtccttacttttttaaatttactgtacctattt
This region of Anguilla rostrata isolate EN2019 chromosome 8, ASM1855537v3, whole genome shotgun sequence genomic DNA includes:
- the LOC135260980 gene encoding ras-related protein Rab-12-like isoform X1, coding for MDSRYEILRRGGGGGFSGGSAGGSPALTGAQSRRRKMPPRPADHKLQVIIIGSRGVGKTSIMERFTDDTFCEACKSTVGVDFKIKTLELRGKKIRLQIWDTAGQERFNSITSAYYRGAKGIVLVYDITKQETFEDLPKWMKMIDKYASEDAELLLVGNKLDCEADRVITRHQGERFASQISGMRFCEASAKDNFNVDEIFLKLVNDILNKLPGEIPTSQLSNSVLSLQPEPEVPPELPPPRPRCC
- the LOC135260980 gene encoding ras-related protein Rab-12-like isoform X2, with translation MDSRYEILRRGGGGGFSGGSAGGSPALTGAQSRRRKMPPRPADHKLQVIIIGSRGVGKTSIMERFTDDTFCEACKSTVGVDFKIKTLELRGKKIRLQIWDTAGQERFNSITSAYYRGAKGIVLVYDITKQETFEDLPKWMKMIDKYASEDAELLLVGNKLDCEADRVITRHQGERFASQISGMRFCEASAKDNFNVDEIFLKLVNDILNKTQAGRFPFSVPSPLCPCSFPGRSPPASCPTVS